In one window of Aphidius gifuensis isolate YNYX2018 linkage group LG4, ASM1490517v1, whole genome shotgun sequence DNA:
- the LOC122854283 gene encoding mediator of RNA polymerase II transcription subunit 14 isoform X2, whose translation MAPVPLEGHQTPVANSMPQEGNRGGSISLAMLIDFIIQRTYHELTVLAELLPRKSDHDRKIEIWNYSERTRQLFVRLLALVKWANSASKVDKSSHIMGFLDKQSLLFVDTADMLARMARETLVHARLPNFHIPAAVEVLTTGTYSRLPACIRERIVPPDPITLSEKKSTLQRLNQVIQHRLVTGNLLPQMRNLKIESGRVIFLVEQEFSVSLTVMGDGPNVPWRLLDLEILVADRETGDGKALVHPLQTRYVHQVVQSRLAETSNSLSEVYFILHYFCQSLQLEVLYSQTLRLIRDRLDDHIHVDEYTPGKCLTISYWRELTTKDPRSELGYKLTIQVDQNEPARPLAVIHVPSLGSKESEIADRAIRSDQLSMECLLVHTIYVRTKSRLSDLKQELQSSLKDVECSLTGSPAILSVPVLQPCLRAESLLVTVDTHTGMLQCHVPQYEAPLVPELTSALNGDHNKLPNLISELRFWITQRRCEKTLQHLPATPHERLPILPHPEHTLSKIGKHKMFIRLHRHPTVILIVAFNEKESSPCEIECSFYLVVVKPSSIEDDPNDDSIETEIPKMYLKVQSLIEFDTFVITHGPFTSVDSEVTDKGNKRRSTGQSGRIDVAGTGGHNRRFKHPAYFIPELAHVVALCDERIPFVTLAQELTKRDIAHQGLQIEANATALVLKLVQLPAPSDNISTSSSWNSLLKRLLSVAIRVQGKGLTKSWMTEFVFYGSPLSSSHPKEQGLRRPVYFQYDMGRAESVSRTVDLLLNDWAQIVHLYSIVEDLAEYLTIEKYNIRNMISIKSYSYSRLVIAYGPNRGATLTVQWSTNDKAFKLIFCKSPNNTTINAHSLMKEQLEAHLNRHKNLAQIIHILNETLQPLISISKLPIIPQLGVHNSRPQVPVQTFTIMPQCVTLVRLAYQGMYCLELRLRGGGLVSLRDGAYSRFDRSNVVDEFTPTQGLKTFLSKYVDESAVFRRRSQSEDDNPPSPVTMGDNDGGGGGGGGGGSVGGGSSGGGGGGFMSHHRGGPQSPAQQRDGLRFHPPLTPPSGSNPHTPASPHTANISQASQHQSFGSSPATSFNLASPPSLPPNTPNMLPHPSPSSGLVANSPLNQMHVPSPAGLMPISSPGPCSNVQVGHSPASSFMQTGHIDGSPFPSSQSMASPAASNWPGSPSVPRPSPARPGQSPGHVAMHSPQSSDHKISNHISRVLPQRSWAGAVPTLLTHESLDLLCSPSPHPSGLPGPDLSPLERFLGCVYMRRQLQRFIQTEDCLTAINSTEPGVVHFKVDTLQCRVGLNPQHLQSLHIKIQPLPEAKDQWTLEELQIIEKFFETRAAAPPYKPNTVSGFGKMLNVPLNVLKDFVQIMRFDLSPNLAQQQQLKWTVQWCLRIPPSATPIVPIGTAGVLVCRAKILFFLQITRIGANYPGEPPSLILPLVYDVSTNLTQLAEKRDPGPATATAAASIQLKRFADYSNIHGECSLYPAVRDLLQHLTLPSEPPASPAPGQITPTQQVQSPAMQMHSPMAGGQGPPQGVPYGMQGMPNMGMMGGPQ comes from the exons ATGGCACCAGTGCCCTTGGAGGGACACCAAACTCCTGTGGCAAATAGTATGCCACAAGAGGGTAATCGTGGTGGTTCAATATCACTGGCAATGCTTATTGACTTTATAATACAACGTACATATCATGAATTAACAGTACTTGCTGAATTATTACCACGTAAAAGTGATCATGatcgaaaaattgaaatatggAATTATTCAGAAAGAACACGTCAATTATTTGTACGTTTATTGGCACTTGTTAAATGGGCAAATAGTGCATCaaaagttgataaatcatCTCATATTATGGGTTTTCTTGataaacaatcattattatttgttgatactGCTGATATGCTTGCTAGAATGGCTAGAGAAACACTTGTACATGCAAGATTACCAAATTTTCATATACCAGCAGCTGTTGAAGTTTTGACAACTGGTACATATAGTCGTTTACCAGCTTGTATTAGAGAAAGAATTGTACCACCAGATCCAATAAcattaagtgaaaaaaaatcaaccctACAAAGACTAAATCAAGTTATACAACATCGTCTTGTAACTGGTAATTTATTACCACAaatgagaaatttaaaaattgaatctgGTAgagttatatttttagttgaacAAGAATTTTCAGTATCATTAACTGTTATGGGTGATGGACCAAATGTACCATGGAGATTATTAGATTTAGAAATACTTGTTGCTGATAGAGAAACTGGTGATGGTAAAGCACTTGTACATCCATTACAAACAAGATATGTACATCAAGTTGTACAATCAAGACTTGCTGAAACATCAAATTCATTATCtgaagtttattttatattacattatttttgtcaatcaTTACAACTTGAAGTATTATATTCACAAACATTACGTTTAATACGTGATAGATTAGATGATCATATACATGTTGATGAATATACACCAGGTAAATGTTTAACAATATCATATTGGCgtgaattaacaacaaaagatCCAAGATCAGAACTTggttataaattaacaattcaaGTTGATCAAAATGAACCAGCAAGACCATTAGCTGTTATTCATGTACCATCATTAGGTAGTAAAGAAAGTGAAATTGCTGATAGAGCTATTAGATCTGATCAATTATCAATGGAATGTTTACTTGTACATACAATATATGTTAGAACAAAAAGTAGATTATCTGATCTTAAACAAGAACTTCAAAGTTCATTAAAAGATGTTGAATGTAGTCTTACTGGTTCACCAGCAATATTATCTGTTCCTGTATTACAACCATGTTTAAGAGCTGAATCATTATTAGTTACTGTTGATACACATACTGGTATGTTACAATGTCATGTACCACAATATGAAGCACCACTTGTACCTGAATTAACAAGTGCACTTAATGGTGAtcataataaattaccaaatttAATATCTGAATTAAGATTTTGGATAACACAAAGACGTTGTGAAAAAACATTACAACATTTACCAGCAACACCACATGAAAGGCTACCAATTCTTCCTCATCCTGAACATACATTATCTAAAATTGGTAaacataaaatgtttatacgTTTACACAGGCATCCAACAGTAATACTt attgttgcttttaatgaaaaagaatCATCACCATGTGAAATTGagtgttcattttatttagttGTTGTTAAACCAAGCTCAATTGAAGATGATCCAAATGATGATAGTATTGAAACTGAAATAccaaaaatgtatttaaaagtacaaagtttaattgaatttgataCTTTTGTTATAACACATGGACCATTTACAAGTGTTGATAgtg AGGTAACAGATAAAGGAAATAAAAGACGTAGTACTGGACAATCTGGACGTATTGATGTAGCAGGAACTGGTGGTCATAATAGACGTTTTAAACATCCAGCATATTTTATACCTGAATTGGCACATGTTGTTGCACTTTGTGATGAAAGAATACCATTTGTAACTCTTGCACAAGag ttgaCAAAAAGAGATATTGCACATCAAGGTCTTCAAATTGAGGCAAATGCAACAGCACTTGTTCTAAAACTTGTTCAATTACCAGCACCATCAGATAATATTAGTACAAGTAGTTCATggaattcattattaaaacgtTTATTAAGTGTTGCAATAAGAGTACAAGGTAAAGGTTTAACAAAATCATGGATGAcagaatttgtattttatggTAGTCCATTATCAAGTAGTCATCCAAAAGAACAAGGTTTACGTAGAccagtttattttcaatatgataTGGGAAGAGCTGAATCAGTATCAAGAAcagttgatttattattaaatgattggGCACAAATTGtacatttatattcaattgttgAAGATCTTGctgaatatttaacaattgaaaaatataatatacgtAATATGATTAGTATTAAATCATATAGTTATAGTAGATTAGTTATTGCATATGGACCAAATCGTGGTGCAACATTAACAGTACAATGGAGTACAAATGATAaagcatttaaattaattttttgtaaaagtcCAAATAATACAACGATAAATGCACATTCATTAATGAAAGAACAACTTGAAGCACATTTAAATCGTCATAAAAATCTTGcacaaataatacatatattaaatgaaacaTTACAgccattaatatcaataagtaAATTACCAATAATACCACAATTAGGTGTACATAATTCACGTCCACAAGTACCTGTACAAACATTTACAATAATGCCACAATGTGTTACACTTGTTAGATTGGCATATCAAGGAATGTATTGTCTTGAATTACGTTTACGTGGTGGTGGATTAGTTAGTTTAAGAGATGGTGCATATAGTAGATTTGATCGTAgtaatgttgttgatgaatttacaCCAACACAAGgacttaaaacatttttatcaaaatatgttGATGAATCAGCAGTATTTAGACGTCGTTCACAATCAGAAGATGATAATCCACCATCACCAGTTACAATGGGTGataatgatggtggtggtggtggtggcggcGGCGGTGGTAGTGTAGGTGGTGgtagtagtggtggtggtggtggtggttttATGAGTCATCATAGAGGTGGACCACAATCACCAGCACAACAACGTGATGGTTTACGTTTTCATCCACCATTAACACCACCATCTGGTTCAAATCCTCATACACCAGCAAGTCCACATACTGCAAATATATCACAAGCAAGTCAACATCAATCATTTGGTAGTAGTCCAGCAACATCATTTAATCTTGCATCACCACCATCATTACCACCAAATACACCAAATATGTTACCACATCCATCACCATCATCTGGTTTAGTTGCAAATAGTCCATTAAATCAAATGCATGTACCAAGTCCAGCTGGTTTAATGCCAATATCATCACCAGGACCATGTAGTAATGTACAAGTTGGACATTCACCAGCAAGTTCATTTATGCAAACTGGACATATTGATGGTAGTCCATTTCCATCATCACAAAGTATGGCATCACCAGCAGCATCAAATTGGCCTGGTTCACCAAGTGTACCACGTCCAAGTCCAGCAAGACCTGGACAAAGTCCTGGACATGTTGCAATGCATAGTCCACAATCATCTGATCATAAAATTAGTAATCATATATCAAGAGTATTACCACAAAGATCATGGGCTGGTGCTGTACCAACATTATTAACACATGAATCATTAGATTTATTATGTAGTCCATCACCACATCCATCTGGTTTACCTGGTCCTGATTTATCACCACTTGAAAGATTTCTTGGTTGTGTTTATATGAGACGACAATTACAAAGATTTATACAAACTGAAGATTGTTTAACGGCAATTAATAGTACTGAACCAGGTGTTGTACATTTTAAAGTTGATACATTACAATGTAGAGTTGGATTAAATCCACAACATTTACAATCAttacatattaaaattcaaccaTTACCTGAGGCTAAAGATCAATGGACACTTGAAGaattacaaattattgaaaaattttttgaaacaagAGCTGCTGCACCACCATACAAGCCAAATACAGTATCTGGTTTTGGTAAAATGTTAAATGTACCATTAAATGTGTTGAAAGATTTTGTACAAATAATGAGATTTGATTTATCACCAAATCTtgcacaacaacaacaattaaaatggACAGTACAATGGTGTTTAAGAATTCCACCATCAGCAACACCAATTGTACCAATTGGAACGGCTGGTGTACTTGTATGTCGtgctaaaatattattttttctacaaataacAAGAATTGGTGCTAATTATCCTGGTGAACCACCATCATTGATTTTACCACTTGTTTATGAtgtatcaacaaatttaacaCAATTAGCTGAAAAAAGAGATCCAGGTccagcaacagcaacagctGCTGCATCAATACAGTTGAAAAGATTTGCTGATTATAGTAATATTCATGGTGAATGCTCATTGTATCCAGCAGTAAGAGATTTACTTCAACATTTAACACTTCCATCTGAACCACCTGCATCACCAGCACCTGGACAAATAACACCAACACAACAAGTACAAAGTCCTGCAATGCAAATGCATTCTCCAATGGCTGGTGGACAAGGTCCACCACAAGGTGTACCATATGGAATGCAAGGTATGCCCAACATGGGTATGATGGGTGGTCCTCAAtag
- the LOC122854283 gene encoding mediator of RNA polymerase II transcription subunit 14 isoform X1 has protein sequence MAPVPLEGHQTPVANSMPQEGNRGGSISLAMLIDFIIQRTYHELTVLAELLPRKSDHDRKIEIWNYSERTRQLFVRLLALVKWANSASKVDKSSHIMGFLDKQSLLFVDTADMLARMARETLVHARLPNFHIPAAVEVLTTGTYSRLPACIRERIVPPDPITLSEKKSTLQRLNQVIQHRLVTGNLLPQMRNLKIESGRVIFLVEQEFSVSLTVMGDGPNVPWRLLDLEILVADRETGDGKALVHPLQTRYVHQVVQSRLAETSNSLSEVYFILHYFCQSLQLEVLYSQTLRLIRDRLDDHIHVDEYTPGKCLTISYWRELTTKDPRSELGYKLTIQVDQNEPARPLAVIHVPSLGSKESEIADRAIRSDQLSMECLLVHTIYVRTKSRLSDLKQELQSSLKDVECSLTGSPAILSVPVLQPCLRAESLLVTVDTHTGMLQCHVPQYEAPLVPELTSALNGDHNKLPNLISELRFWITQRRCEKTLQHLPATPHERLPILPHPEHTLSKIGKHKMFIRLHRHPTVILIVAFNEKESSPCEIECSFYLVVVKPSSIEDDPNDDSIETEIPKMYLKVQSLIEFDTFVITHGPFTSVDSGNNEQDGGCITEVTDKGNKRRSTGQSGRIDVAGTGGHNRRFKHPAYFIPELAHVVALCDERIPFVTLAQELTKRDIAHQGLQIEANATALVLKLVQLPAPSDNISTSSSWNSLLKRLLSVAIRVQGKGLTKSWMTEFVFYGSPLSSSHPKEQGLRRPVYFQYDMGRAESVSRTVDLLLNDWAQIVHLYSIVEDLAEYLTIEKYNIRNMISIKSYSYSRLVIAYGPNRGATLTVQWSTNDKAFKLIFCKSPNNTTINAHSLMKEQLEAHLNRHKNLAQIIHILNETLQPLISISKLPIIPQLGVHNSRPQVPVQTFTIMPQCVTLVRLAYQGMYCLELRLRGGGLVSLRDGAYSRFDRSNVVDEFTPTQGLKTFLSKYVDESAVFRRRSQSEDDNPPSPVTMGDNDGGGGGGGGGGSVGGGSSGGGGGGFMSHHRGGPQSPAQQRDGLRFHPPLTPPSGSNPHTPASPHTANISQASQHQSFGSSPATSFNLASPPSLPPNTPNMLPHPSPSSGLVANSPLNQMHVPSPAGLMPISSPGPCSNVQVGHSPASSFMQTGHIDGSPFPSSQSMASPAASNWPGSPSVPRPSPARPGQSPGHVAMHSPQSSDHKISNHISRVLPQRSWAGAVPTLLTHESLDLLCSPSPHPSGLPGPDLSPLERFLGCVYMRRQLQRFIQTEDCLTAINSTEPGVVHFKVDTLQCRVGLNPQHLQSLHIKIQPLPEAKDQWTLEELQIIEKFFETRAAAPPYKPNTVSGFGKMLNVPLNVLKDFVQIMRFDLSPNLAQQQQLKWTVQWCLRIPPSATPIVPIGTAGVLVCRAKILFFLQITRIGANYPGEPPSLILPLVYDVSTNLTQLAEKRDPGPATATAAASIQLKRFADYSNIHGECSLYPAVRDLLQHLTLPSEPPASPAPGQITPTQQVQSPAMQMHSPMAGGQGPPQGVPYGMQGMPNMGMMGGPQ, from the exons ATGGCACCAGTGCCCTTGGAGGGACACCAAACTCCTGTGGCAAATAGTATGCCACAAGAGGGTAATCGTGGTGGTTCAATATCACTGGCAATGCTTATTGACTTTATAATACAACGTACATATCATGAATTAACAGTACTTGCTGAATTATTACCACGTAAAAGTGATCATGatcgaaaaattgaaatatggAATTATTCAGAAAGAACACGTCAATTATTTGTACGTTTATTGGCACTTGTTAAATGGGCAAATAGTGCATCaaaagttgataaatcatCTCATATTATGGGTTTTCTTGataaacaatcattattatttgttgatactGCTGATATGCTTGCTAGAATGGCTAGAGAAACACTTGTACATGCAAGATTACCAAATTTTCATATACCAGCAGCTGTTGAAGTTTTGACAACTGGTACATATAGTCGTTTACCAGCTTGTATTAGAGAAAGAATTGTACCACCAGATCCAATAAcattaagtgaaaaaaaatcaaccctACAAAGACTAAATCAAGTTATACAACATCGTCTTGTAACTGGTAATTTATTACCACAaatgagaaatttaaaaattgaatctgGTAgagttatatttttagttgaacAAGAATTTTCAGTATCATTAACTGTTATGGGTGATGGACCAAATGTACCATGGAGATTATTAGATTTAGAAATACTTGTTGCTGATAGAGAAACTGGTGATGGTAAAGCACTTGTACATCCATTACAAACAAGATATGTACATCAAGTTGTACAATCAAGACTTGCTGAAACATCAAATTCATTATCtgaagtttattttatattacattatttttgtcaatcaTTACAACTTGAAGTATTATATTCACAAACATTACGTTTAATACGTGATAGATTAGATGATCATATACATGTTGATGAATATACACCAGGTAAATGTTTAACAATATCATATTGGCgtgaattaacaacaaaagatCCAAGATCAGAACTTggttataaattaacaattcaaGTTGATCAAAATGAACCAGCAAGACCATTAGCTGTTATTCATGTACCATCATTAGGTAGTAAAGAAAGTGAAATTGCTGATAGAGCTATTAGATCTGATCAATTATCAATGGAATGTTTACTTGTACATACAATATATGTTAGAACAAAAAGTAGATTATCTGATCTTAAACAAGAACTTCAAAGTTCATTAAAAGATGTTGAATGTAGTCTTACTGGTTCACCAGCAATATTATCTGTTCCTGTATTACAACCATGTTTAAGAGCTGAATCATTATTAGTTACTGTTGATACACATACTGGTATGTTACAATGTCATGTACCACAATATGAAGCACCACTTGTACCTGAATTAACAAGTGCACTTAATGGTGAtcataataaattaccaaatttAATATCTGAATTAAGATTTTGGATAACACAAAGACGTTGTGAAAAAACATTACAACATTTACCAGCAACACCACATGAAAGGCTACCAATTCTTCCTCATCCTGAACATACATTATCTAAAATTGGTAaacataaaatgtttatacgTTTACACAGGCATCCAACAGTAATACTt attgttgcttttaatgaaaaagaatCATCACCATGTGAAATTGagtgttcattttatttagttGTTGTTAAACCAAGCTCAATTGAAGATGATCCAAATGATGATAGTATTGAAACTGAAATAccaaaaatgtatttaaaagtacaaagtttaattgaatttgataCTTTTGTTATAACACATGGACCATTTACAAGTGTTGATAgtg GAAATAATGAACAAGATGGGGGGTGCATTACAGAGGTAACAGATAAAGGAAATAAAAGACGTAGTACTGGACAATCTGGACGTATTGATGTAGCAGGAACTGGTGGTCATAATAGACGTTTTAAACATCCAGCATATTTTATACCTGAATTGGCACATGTTGTTGCACTTTGTGATGAAAGAATACCATTTGTAACTCTTGCACAAGag ttgaCAAAAAGAGATATTGCACATCAAGGTCTTCAAATTGAGGCAAATGCAACAGCACTTGTTCTAAAACTTGTTCAATTACCAGCACCATCAGATAATATTAGTACAAGTAGTTCATggaattcattattaaaacgtTTATTAAGTGTTGCAATAAGAGTACAAGGTAAAGGTTTAACAAAATCATGGATGAcagaatttgtattttatggTAGTCCATTATCAAGTAGTCATCCAAAAGAACAAGGTTTACGTAGAccagtttattttcaatatgataTGGGAAGAGCTGAATCAGTATCAAGAAcagttgatttattattaaatgattggGCACAAATTGtacatttatattcaattgttgAAGATCTTGctgaatatttaacaattgaaaaatataatatacgtAATATGATTAGTATTAAATCATATAGTTATAGTAGATTAGTTATTGCATATGGACCAAATCGTGGTGCAACATTAACAGTACAATGGAGTACAAATGATAaagcatttaaattaattttttgtaaaagtcCAAATAATACAACGATAAATGCACATTCATTAATGAAAGAACAACTTGAAGCACATTTAAATCGTCATAAAAATCTTGcacaaataatacatatattaaatgaaacaTTACAgccattaatatcaataagtaAATTACCAATAATACCACAATTAGGTGTACATAATTCACGTCCACAAGTACCTGTACAAACATTTACAATAATGCCACAATGTGTTACACTTGTTAGATTGGCATATCAAGGAATGTATTGTCTTGAATTACGTTTACGTGGTGGTGGATTAGTTAGTTTAAGAGATGGTGCATATAGTAGATTTGATCGTAgtaatgttgttgatgaatttacaCCAACACAAGgacttaaaacatttttatcaaaatatgttGATGAATCAGCAGTATTTAGACGTCGTTCACAATCAGAAGATGATAATCCACCATCACCAGTTACAATGGGTGataatgatggtggtggtggtggtggcggcGGCGGTGGTAGTGTAGGTGGTGgtagtagtggtggtggtggtggtggttttATGAGTCATCATAGAGGTGGACCACAATCACCAGCACAACAACGTGATGGTTTACGTTTTCATCCACCATTAACACCACCATCTGGTTCAAATCCTCATACACCAGCAAGTCCACATACTGCAAATATATCACAAGCAAGTCAACATCAATCATTTGGTAGTAGTCCAGCAACATCATTTAATCTTGCATCACCACCATCATTACCACCAAATACACCAAATATGTTACCACATCCATCACCATCATCTGGTTTAGTTGCAAATAGTCCATTAAATCAAATGCATGTACCAAGTCCAGCTGGTTTAATGCCAATATCATCACCAGGACCATGTAGTAATGTACAAGTTGGACATTCACCAGCAAGTTCATTTATGCAAACTGGACATATTGATGGTAGTCCATTTCCATCATCACAAAGTATGGCATCACCAGCAGCATCAAATTGGCCTGGTTCACCAAGTGTACCACGTCCAAGTCCAGCAAGACCTGGACAAAGTCCTGGACATGTTGCAATGCATAGTCCACAATCATCTGATCATAAAATTAGTAATCATATATCAAGAGTATTACCACAAAGATCATGGGCTGGTGCTGTACCAACATTATTAACACATGAATCATTAGATTTATTATGTAGTCCATCACCACATCCATCTGGTTTACCTGGTCCTGATTTATCACCACTTGAAAGATTTCTTGGTTGTGTTTATATGAGACGACAATTACAAAGATTTATACAAACTGAAGATTGTTTAACGGCAATTAATAGTACTGAACCAGGTGTTGTACATTTTAAAGTTGATACATTACAATGTAGAGTTGGATTAAATCCACAACATTTACAATCAttacatattaaaattcaaccaTTACCTGAGGCTAAAGATCAATGGACACTTGAAGaattacaaattattgaaaaattttttgaaacaagAGCTGCTGCACCACCATACAAGCCAAATACAGTATCTGGTTTTGGTAAAATGTTAAATGTACCATTAAATGTGTTGAAAGATTTTGTACAAATAATGAGATTTGATTTATCACCAAATCTtgcacaacaacaacaattaaaatggACAGTACAATGGTGTTTAAGAATTCCACCATCAGCAACACCAATTGTACCAATTGGAACGGCTGGTGTACTTGTATGTCGtgctaaaatattattttttctacaaataacAAGAATTGGTGCTAATTATCCTGGTGAACCACCATCATTGATTTTACCACTTGTTTATGAtgtatcaacaaatttaacaCAATTAGCTGAAAAAAGAGATCCAGGTccagcaacagcaacagctGCTGCATCAATACAGTTGAAAAGATTTGCTGATTATAGTAATATTCATGGTGAATGCTCATTGTATCCAGCAGTAAGAGATTTACTTCAACATTTAACACTTCCATCTGAACCACCTGCATCACCAGCACCTGGACAAATAACACCAACACAACAAGTACAAAGTCCTGCAATGCAAATGCATTCTCCAATGGCTGGTGGACAAGGTCCACCACAAGGTGTACCATATGGAATGCAAGGTATGCCCAACATGGGTATGATGGGTGGTCCTCAAtag